The Candidatus Melainabacteria bacterium genome includes a window with the following:
- a CDS encoding DUF3616 domain-containing protein, translating to MQQTAKIIKHSGMSDASAAEPLLNKRFIVAGDEFNVFKVYDAMNAGPPQIEIDFNKLLGIKNPKHEADIEGSARLNNLVYWIGSHARNGAGELKWKRHQFFATEIIDDGENVEVRQYGTAYTGLIVELLRYHWFQKLTLERLDPQPDPKLAAKCLGSINIEGLAAFEDGLLLGFRNPIPDNQALLIPFINPHEVIRSGAHPQFEKPIRLDLGGRGIRSIDYSETRNQYIITSGSFDTVSDFEFFSWSGPGHEPTKLNIETGLNPEAIVIFDDLAEFLVISDDGGEQAPGENSPFKDIPEDEQEFRTEWCQLPL from the coding sequence ATGCAACAAACAGCGAAGATTATTAAACACTCCGGCATGTCCGATGCTTCAGCGGCCGAGCCACTGCTGAACAAAAGATTCATCGTCGCCGGAGACGAATTCAATGTCTTCAAGGTCTACGATGCTATGAACGCAGGTCCGCCACAAATCGAAATCGATTTTAACAAGCTGCTTGGCATAAAGAATCCAAAACATGAGGCAGATATTGAAGGGTCAGCCAGGCTTAATAATCTTGTCTACTGGATCGGTTCACATGCCAGAAACGGAGCTGGTGAATTGAAATGGAAACGCCATCAGTTTTTTGCCACAGAAATCATCGATGACGGTGAGAACGTCGAAGTCAGACAATATGGCACCGCCTATACCGGACTGATTGTCGAACTACTCCGCTATCACTGGTTCCAGAAGTTAACTCTGGAGAGACTCGATCCTCAACCAGATCCTAAGCTAGCCGCAAAATGCCTCGGCTCAATCAATATCGAGGGACTGGCGGCTTTTGAAGACGGTCTGCTTCTTGGCTTTCGCAACCCTATTCCGGACAATCAGGCGCTGCTGATCCCGTTTATCAACCCTCACGAAGTCATTAGAAGTGGTGCTCATCCACAATTTGAAAAACCGATCCGCTTAGATCTTGGCGGACGTGGTATCCGAAGCATTGATTACTCTGAAACCCGTAATCAATACATAATTACAAGCGGTTCGTTTGATACGGTCAGCGACTTTGAATTTTTCAGTTGGAGTGGGCCCGGCCATGAACCCACAAAACTAAACATTGAAACAGGTCTTAATCCGGAGGCTATTGTCATATTCGATGATCTGGCCGAGTTTCTCGTTATCAGCGACGACGGCGGCGAGCAAGCACCAGGCGAAAATTCACCTTTTAAAGACATCCCAGAAGATGAGCAAGAATTCCGAACCGAATGGTGCCAACTACCGTTGTAG